GCCGATCTGCAGCAGAATCCGGTAGCGCCGGCCCAGAAAGGCCCGCCGGGGTTCTTTGTCAGCCGTGGCCCATTCAGGACGTTCGCCGCGTGTCAGGATCACATCGACGGTATCCGGCAGCGGGAAACCGACGGCCTGGAGGTTGCGCCGTGTGGCTTCCTCCAGATCGGCCGTACGGTTCGTCACATAGAAGACCAGGACACCCCGTTGACGCGCTGCCTGCACAAAAGTGACCGCACCAGGCACCGGCTGTGCCTGCGCGGCCTGCGTCCATCGGGCCCAGCTTGCTGAGGAAAAGTTCTGTCCAGTCGTGATCAGCCAGGCCTGATAGGGACTGTTATCAAGCACGGTTTCATCCACATCCACAATCACCGCAGGCGGCCGCCGGAACAGATCTGACGCAAAGGCCTGGGGTGGGTAGGCCGTCCAGGTGCTGTCTGCCAGTGCTCGTTCGAGCTGGCGTCGAGCCGTTGCGTAAGCCTGCAACGCCAGGGCCGTATACTCGGCCGAAGTCTGCACCCAGCGCGTACTCAGCAGGCCGGCATGTCGAAGGGCACTGCGACCACTGACGCATCCGGCCAGCAGGCCGACCGCCAGCAGTCCCCCCATCCAGCCAATATGTTGTCCCTTCATGGCCCCAGAATCCACTCGGATCAGGACGGCCCGTTGTCTGCAGATCTTACACCCGGGCCAGCGTCTCCTTAAGCTGACC
The genomic region above belongs to Rhodothermus sp. and contains:
- a CDS encoding 5'-nucleotidase, lipoprotein e(P4) family, which encodes MKGQHIGWMGGLLAVGLLAGCVSGRSALRHAGLLSTRWVQTSAEYTALALQAYATARRQLERALADSTWTAYPPQAFASDLFRRPPAVIVDVDETVLDNSPYQAWLITTGQNFSSASWARWTQAAQAQPVPGAVTFVQAARQRGVLVFYVTNRTADLEEATRRNLQAVGFPLPDTVDVILTRGERPEWATADKEPRRAFLGRRYRILLQIGDQLGDFLPEPAATVEARRALVRRYHTWWGTRWIVLPNPQYGAWQHTPDGLRPWQEHSSGQAAR